In Acomys russatus chromosome 16, mAcoRus1.1, whole genome shotgun sequence, the DNA window GGGTGCTTTGCCAGTTGTTGGTAGTGGCCGGGGCATTCGTCCTCGCTCAGCAGCTGCTTCAGGTTGGTTTTGGACCACGACTCGTGGGCCTCCACCTCCGCGGGGCTCCCAGACTCATCCTCGCAAGCAGCTTCCGTCTCTTCGGCTTCGGCACTCTCCTCTCTCCGGCTGTTCTCGTTCTCGTCCTGAGTCTCCAAGCAGCTCTGCTGCTCATCCGGGTTCCAGTCTGCCTTGAGCCTCTGGTCAAGGTGCAAATCCAGatgtttcttcagctttctgttcGTGTTAAACAGTTCTTCGAAGGCAGACTCGATCTCTTTGTGCCACTGATTTTTACCGCTGTATTTGCGCGGAGCCCACTGGGGTGTGGCCTCCTGTTtgaaggtggggctggggggctggtCTAGGTCAGCTGTTTTGTCCTGCCTCCTTCTTCGGCCCCTGGAGCTGCCCTGACTTATGCTCTGAGCGAATCGTGGAGCCCCACTTCCTATCGGCCGCCTCCTCTCCCAGCCCGTTGCCTTCTGTACTTCTTCCATGCACTCAGCTTCCTCAGCACTCGTTAAGAGCGGGCTGAGCCTTGCCAGGTCTGCCACCCTGCCCGCCCGAGGGCCCAAGGGCTGGCAGCCACTATTGCTCTTACTTGAAGGCATGCGTCTCCCTTTGCCCTTCTCACTGAAGTTCGGGCCCCGGGCTTTGGTAGAACCCTGTCTCTCTGAGCATGTTGCTTTTTTCCTGGACTTGGGGTGCTGTCTGGGGTACTCTTCCCTGCGGCCTTTCTCCTCTCTAAAAGCCGCTCTGTTTCTCTCCTTAGCCCTCACGTGTCTTGTCGTTCCTCTCTGGTTGTATTCGCCCACATCGAGGTCGCTTCCCACGGGCAGCCCTGTCGCTTCATCCAACAGATGGGTTAGGTAGAGGCGTCCCATGTCCCTGACCTGCTGTAGTCTGGCCTCCTGCCACTCTGCCTTCAACTCCTCAGCCAGGCGCTGCAGCTGCTGTGCTTTCCACTGCTGCAGATTGACACTGCCCTCGAGTTCGTCTTCTGCCAGCACAGGCTTCTGCCTCAAATCCAAGGCCTCCTCATCAGAAGAGGGGCTCGGCTGGGCTGCTCTCTCCGgttccctctccatctctgtgagttctgcaGACGTGCTTGCAAGCAAAGGGGGCCGTAGCTGGAAGCAGAGGATGCAGGGCCTGAGGACCCTGCAGAAGATTCACGGCAAACTTGTAAAGCTAGGAGGGCACAGGCCACTCCAGACGGCTGGAGAAAAGTGTGCAAGGCCCTGGAGACAAGTGTATATAGGATTCTCAGTGCAGGGTACACTCAAAAACATGACCACCAGatctctcccacctctgcccactAACACGCATTCCCTCGGCTCTCAGCTTCTGTCCTGAACACCTTGGATaagagcctgggggggggggggtcgtgtTTCACAGAGTATGGCTACAGGGGTCGTCCCGTAATGCCTGGAGATGATTTTTGTCATCACACCTGAAAGGAGAAGACGCTACCAATCTGCAGCTGCGGGCAATCCAGGGATGCCACTAAACACCCAGAAAGGCACAGGGTGGCCCTGCGACTAAGAGTGGCAACAGGGCTGAGACTGAGAGCCCTCCACCCCAAGGAGGCAAGGTTAGGACTCAGGTGTGGAGGACAgcttgaaaaaaagaagcaactgaGGACCGAGCCGGAGAAGGATAGGTGGGAATAACAGCTATGTAGGCTGGCCTGTGATGAAAGAGCCGCTTCTAGGTGAGGAGATGaaggggcaggagagggaaggactgCAGGCATGGTATGTGCATGGGCGTGTGCTCACACATCTGTGTTACACACCTGTATGCATACAAGCAGGCACGTGCATGAAGGGCTGCTGTGTGTACATCCATTCTTACTATGTGGAATCAGTAAAAACCAAACagatgcaggcacacacacgtcTGTGTGCACGTCTACCAGAACAGGGGTGCGTAGGTGTGTGTGGGAGATCTAATATAAACCAGACAAAGAGACATGCATGCCACGTCACAATGCTCAGCTTGCCGCTGTGACATCACCAGGCGGGGGACAGCTGTGTATCCCTGTGGCACCAGCAGGGCCCAAGCTTTACCAGAACTTCCCAGAGAAGCTGTGCTTCTCAAGGGGATAGAGCCACGCCTGCTGCCATTTGGTCACTATGGTCTGCATGAAGAGGCCCCCGACTGCCCTTTCCTTCGATTCCTATAGAAGCAGGTTGACCAGCTTAAGCCAGTGTTGGTCACAGCGGTCAGAAAAACAGCTCTGCATGCCCTTTACTGATAATGCTACAGTTCAGGCTCCTACATGCACCAAGAAGCCACTGTAGGTTTCCTGTTTTGAGATGGGAATCtccctatatagcccaggttggcctgagaacctgtaatcttcctgtctcaacccctaaagtgctgacattaaaggcatgtgctgccaaaCACAGCACagatcacattttctttctttctttttttcttttttctttctttttttttttcttttttgtcaagtAGCCCTGGGAGGTAAAACACTATTACCATCCCGAGGTTCACAGgtggggaagttgaggcaaggAGTCAGGGGAACACTGGAGGCAGGTTACATACCTAGAAAGAAGTAGCAGGGCCTGCCCTCTGACTGGGTAGAGCATGGGGCCTTTGACCAGCCATGGCCAGTCACACCATCACTGACGTGAACAGCTATGCCTTTGTGAGAGCACCTTGCTCCAGACCAGGCAATTAGAAGCATGCTCTTTAAACAGCAGCTGACATTACACCCACCAGCCTTGCCAACCACCACTGTGGCCAAAAGGAGAAAGTTAGAGGAAGCTGGGACCCTCAACTCAGGTACTGAGATTTTCTTTCAAAGGAATGGCAATGCAGTATGGAAAAGAATTGCTTTCCCCCACTcctccttggattttttttttttttttttttaacaaatgattCTCTGATAGTTGGGTGACCACAGTCAAAGACCCCAGACCCTTCCTCACATCAAACAAAAGTTGATCCTATATAGACCTAATGTCAggtctaaaactataaatgtttagaagaaagcaaataatatatatatatggcttagGCAAAGATTTTCTTAGATGCTACAGAAAAAACCAAGCAGCTAAAGGGGAAATAGATGAACGCCTTCAGAAAGAAAGCCTGCGCATGTGAGAAGCCAAGCTTTCAAGACAAGAGATCCTTAAGGAGACTCCAGTCAATAACACCTAAACAGCCCCATAAGAAGCATGCTCTTTAAACAGCAGCTGACATTACACCCACCAGCCTTGCCAACCACCATGGTGGCCAAAAGGAGAAAGTTAGAGGAAGCCGGGACCCTCAACTCAGGTAAACTCAGGCAGCTGTAAAACTGCCCCACAGatagaagcagaggccagcaagatggctcagcagggagagGAGCTTGCTACGCAGGCCTGGTGACTTGAATTCAGTCCCCCAGAATCCCACAAAGGAGGACCTAACAGCtggaagttgccctctgacctctacacatgtgctggGGCATGCACAGGCACCCACTCATAAGCACACGGAAATATTGTGATAacttttttaaagatacaaaagGAACTAGCTtagcactgttcttccagagagcctggggtcagttcccagcacttgtgTTGGCTCACAGTGGTCTCTAGTTCTAAGGGACCTGGTACCTTTAGCCTCCACGGGCATCACACCCATGTGTACGTCCCACCACCTGCCCCTACATCCTCCTCCCACAGAGTCACTCATCTCACTCCATGGTCACATGCCAtccccaacccctcccacccccaccacaacaTAATTCAAAAcagatctctccctctctccctctcccccccccactcccacctctctctctccctccctccctccctctttgtaAAAGATACAGACAGTTCACCAAAGAAGACAGATGCAAGGCaggggtggtagcacacgcctttaatctcagcactcgggaggcagaggcaggcagatcgttgtgagttcaaggccagcctggtctacaaagcga includes these proteins:
- the Cep295nl gene encoding protein DDC8 homolog, translating into MEREPERAAQPSPSSDEEALDLRQKPVLAEDELEGSVNLQQWKAQQLQRLAEELKAEWQEARLQQVRDMGRLYLTHLLDEATGLPVGSDLDVGEYNQRGTTRHVRAKERNRAAFREEKGRREEYPRQHPKSRKKATCSERQGSTKARGPNFSEKGKGRRMPSSKSNSGCQPLGPRAGRVADLARLSPLLTSAEEAECMEEVQKATGWERRRPIGSGAPRFAQSISQGSSRGRRRRQDKTADLDQPPSPTFKQEATPQWAPRKYSGKNQWHKEIESAFEELFNTNRKLKKHLDLHLDQRLKADWNPDEQQSCLETQDENENSRREESAEAEETEAACEDESGSPAEVEAHESWSKTNLKQLLSEDECPGHYQQLAKHPSKKESLMPAPVAGASSEQDDSSESPESGKEPPKVATEEEEEQVDSVASWMALRQKQKAELEQRRQKMLLGQTEHPDMSLEIHYKAELEEERRERRRMRLAILKAYNTGFQPPSTVQNTPLDSGLLDEEKQSQMIRNLQQQILEQNKLHKQFLEKARKRLEEFQKTF